A stretch of Salvelinus namaycush isolate Seneca chromosome 42, SaNama_1.0, whole genome shotgun sequence DNA encodes these proteins:
- the LOC120034749 gene encoding GRB2-associated-binding protein 1-like yields the protein MGEAAKAAHQAASGGSVVDTPPHPGLGGPPAMLTNVPPPYQPVSVRHLDSESSLDEPQDYLWLVNCESKKPEPNRAHAECSKSTSSETDLNDNVPAHRTPTSTSSSSKHANGFFSSVLPPHPSSASSIYDSPPSRGGDLSSSLYHLPRSYSQDTVLLPKSASASSPPVPVDGDAPELYVFNAPSRKPSVETQMRNLSVSYDIPPTPGSNCTYQVPRGPASGGSEGGDGMPPPRPPKPSLTSLTPGHPPPPAERSPTDTYCVPRSMSETDGNYCVPTSAGNKALRSNTIGTMDSSRLRKDVGSQDCYDIPRTFPSDKSCSFDFNESFNSYLPACLSAPPPLQKNKGMMPVGSQSMEEVDQNYVPMNANSPSHHRSGSLSGCEPIMEPNYVPMTPGPGTLEFSLGKQVPPPAHMGFRSSPNTPPRRPMLISDCQPPPVDRNLKPDRKGQSPKIIRAKGVGLERTDSQTVGEFPRRRKAKPAPLEIKPLPEWEESSAPVRSPVTRSFARDPSRFPMPPRPPSVHSTASSTDSEDCDENYVAMVSKADELNMKLGVSMTADGGSSPMVKPKGDKQVEYLDLDLDPGKSTPPRKKKSNGIGLAVSDERVDYVVVDQQRTQALKSTREAWNDGRQSTETDTSTKGPK from the exons ATGGGAG AAGCGGCAAAGGCTGCCCATCAGGCGGCCAGCGGTGGCTCTGTGGTGGACACGCCCCCTCACCCTGGCCTGGGGGGTCCTCCAGCCATGCTGACCAACGTGCCCCCTCCCTACCAGCCGGTCAGCGTGCGCCACCTGGACTCAGAGTCCAGCCTGGACGAACCCCAGGACTACCTGTGGCTGGTCAACTGTGAGAGCAAGAAGCCAGAGCCCAACAG AGCCCACGCCGAGTGTTCCAAGTCGACCTCGTCGGAGACGGACCTGAATGACAACGTCCCCGCCCACCGCACGCCAACCTCCACTAGCTCCTCCTCTAAGCACGCCAACGGCTTCTTCTCCTCTGTCCTgccccctcacccctcctccgCCTCCTCCATCTATGACTCTCCGCCTTCCCGCGGAGGCGACCTCTCCTCCAGCCTCTACCACCTCCCCCGCTCCTACTCCCAGGACACTGTGCTCCTTCCCAAGTCGGCCTCCGCCTCCTCGCCCCCCGTCCCGGTCGACGGCGACGCCCCGGAGCTCTACGTCTTCAACGCGCCCTCGCGGAAGCCCTCCGTGGAGACTCAGATGAGGAACCTGTCGGTTAGCTACGATATTCCTCCCACACCAGGCAGTAACTGTACCTATCAGGTGCCTCGAGGTCCAGCGAGTGGTGGGTCTGAGGGTGGGGATGGGATGCCTCCGCCCCGGCCCCCCAAGCCTTCCCTCACCTCCCTGACCCCGGGGCACCCGCCGCCCCCCGCGGAGCGCTCGCCCACGGACACGTACTGCGTGCCGCGCTCCATGTCGGAGACGGACGGGAACTACTGCGTGCCCACCAGCGCCGGGAACAAGGCCCTGAGGAGCAACACCATCGGCACCATGGACTCATCACGCCTCAGGAAAG ATGTGGGCTCCCAGGACTGTTACGATATCCCTAGGACGTTTCCCTCTGACAAGAGCTGCTCGTTTGACTTCAACGAAAGCTTCAACAGCTACTTG cctgcctgtctctctgccccccctccACTCCAGAAAAACAAAGGCATGATGCCAGTGGGCAGCCAGTCCATGGAGGAAGTTGACCAGAACTACGTACCCATGAACGCCAACTCCCCGTCCCACCACCGCTCCGGCAGCCTGTCGGGCTGTGAACCCATCATGGAACCCAACTATGTCCCCATGACCCCGGGCCCGGGCACCTTAGAGTTCTCCCTGGGCAAGCAGGTTCCCCCGCCGGCCCACATGGGGTTTCGCTCAAGCCCCAATACCCCACCCCGCAGGCCCATGCTCATCAGCGATTGTCAGCCCCCGCCCGTGGACCGCAACCTCAAACCGGACCGCAAag GTCAGAGTCCTAAAATAATAAGAGCAAAGGGGGTTGGTTTAGAGCGAACCGACTCTCAGACCGTAGGGGAGTTCCCAAGACGACGCAAGG CCAAGCCCGCCCCTTTGGAGATCAAGCCCCTACCTGAGTGGGAGGAGTCATCGGCGCCCGTCCGTTCGCCTGTCACCAGGTCTTTTGCTCGGGA TCCCTCCAGGTTCCCCATGCCCCCCAGGCCTCCCTCGGTGCATAGCACCGCCTCCAGCACCGACTCCGAGGACTGTGATGAGAATTATGTAGCCATGGTCTCTAAGGCAGACGAACTA AACATGAAGCTGGGTGTGTCCATGACGGCGGACGGGGGGAGCAGCCCAATGGTGAAGCCCAAGGGAGACAAGCAGGTGGAGTACCTGGACCTAGACCTGGACCCCGGCAAGTCTACCCCACCACGGAAG AAGAAGAGTAATGGGATTGGTCTGGCGGTGTCAGATGAGCGAGTGGACTACGTGGTGGTGGACCAGCAGCGGACGCAGGCCCTCAAGAGCACCCGGGAGGCCTGGAACGACGGACGCCAgtccacagagacagacacctcCACCAAAGGGCCCAAGTGA
- the LOC120034942 gene encoding uncharacterized protein LOC120034942: MEKSMVATEGLLFNTSIFFLFFPPPSLVILLFCLFRLRVHSFHPAGIQSIWWTSPSPCRYSVHLVDISFPLQVFSPSGGHLLPPAGIQSIWWTSPSPCRYSVHLVDISFPLQVFSPSGGHLLPPAGIQSIWWTSPSPCRYSVHLVDISFPLQVFSPSGGHLLPPAGIQSIWWTSPSPCRYSVHLMDISFPLQVFSPSGGHLLPPAGIQSIWWTSPSPCRYSVHLVDISFPLQVFSPSDGHPLPPAGIQSIWWTSPSPCRYSVHLVDISFPLQVFSPSGGHILPPAGIQSIWWTSPSPCRYSVHLVDISFPLQVFSPSGGHLLPPAGIQSIWWTSLFCFFFSSSFLLTCVFLPSVLKDPFC; the protein is encoded by the exons ATGGAGAAATCGATGGTTGCCACAGAAGGACTCCTCTTCAACACTTCTattttcttcctcttctttccccCTCCATCACTTGTCATCCTGCTTTTTTGTCTTTTTCGTTTGCGCGTTCACTCTTTTCACCCTGCAGGTATTCAGTCCATCTGGTGGACATCTCCTTCCCCCTGCAGGTATTCAGTCCATCTGGTGGACATCTCCTTCCCCCTGCAGGTATTCAGTCCATCTGGTGGACATCTCCTTCCCCCTGCAGGTATTCAGTCCATCTGGTGGACATCTCCTTCCCCCTGCAGGTATTCAGTCCATCTGGTGGAC ATCTCCTTCCCCCTGCAGGTATTCAGTCCATCTGGTGGACATCTCCTTCCCCCTGCAGGTATTCAGTCCATCTGGTGGACATCCCCTTCCCCCTGCAGGTATTCAGTCCATCTGGTGGACATCTCCTTCCCCCTGCAGGTATTCAGTCCATCTGGTGGACATCTCCTTCCCCCTGCAGGTATTCAGTCCATCTGGTGGACATCTCCTTCCCCCTGCAGGTATTCAGTCCATCTGATGGACATCTCCTTCCCCCTGCAGGTATTCAGTCCATCTGGTGGACATCTCCTTCCCCCTGCAGGTATTCAGTCCATCTGGTGGACATCTCCTTCCCCCTGCAGGTATTCAGTCCATCTGGTGGACATCTCCTTCCCCCTGCAGGTATTCAGTCCATCTGATGGACATCCCCTTCCCCCTGCAGGTATTCAGTCCATCTGGTGGACATCTCCTTCCCCCTGCAGGTATTCAGTCCATCTGGTGGACATATCCTTCCCCCTGCAGGTATTCAGTCCATCTGGTGGACATATCCTTCCCCCTGCAGGTATTCAGTCCATCTGGTGGACATCTCCTTCCCCCTGCAGGTATTCAGTCCATCTGGTGGACATCTCCTTCCCCCTGCAGGTATTCAGTCCATCTGGTGGACATCTCCTTCCCCCGGCAGGTATTCAGTCCATCTGGTGGACATCTCTTTTTTGCttcttcttttcttcttcttttcttcTTACTTGTGTTTTTCTTCCATCAGTTCTCAAGGACCCTTTTTGTTGA